One segment of Panicum virgatum strain AP13 chromosome 1K, P.virgatum_v5, whole genome shotgun sequence DNA contains the following:
- the LOC120711241 gene encoding ELMO domain-containing protein A-like: MDASAGSFVAVRRLSGSDRAAAFHHSSSAEVVTGSSAWIGRGLSCVCAQRRDSDARLSFDLTPTQEECLQRLQNRIEVQYDSANREHQEALRALWCAAFPGTELRGLISEQWKEMGWQGKDPSTDFRGGGFISLENLLYFARNYPKSFQELLRKQNGDRAIWEYPFAVAGVNITFMLIQMLDLQAVKPRSLFGAVFLKLLSENDQAFDILYCITFKLMDQQWLDMHATYMDFNMVMKSTRRQLERELLIEDIQRIEDMPSYRLLAR; encoded by the exons ATGGACGCGAGTGCCGGCTCCTTCGTCGCCGTCCGCCGGCTCTCCGGCtccgaccgcgccgccgccttccaccACTCCTCCTCGG CGGAGGTGGTGACGGGGTCGTCGGCGTGGATCGGGAGGGGGCTCTCCTGCGTCTGCGCGCAGAGGAGGGACAGCGATGCGCGCCTCTCCTTCGATTTGACGCCTACGCAG GAAGAATGCCTACAGAGGCTACAGAATAGAATAGAAGTTCAGTATGATAGTGCAAACAGAGAGCATCAG GAAGCATTACGGGCTCTTTGGTGTGCTGCTTTTCCTGGAACCGAGCTTCGGGGTCTAATATCAGAACAATGGAAAGAGATGGGTTGGCAAGGGAAAGACCCATCTACAGATTTTAG AGGTGGAGGCTTCATCTCCTTGGAGAATCTGTTGTACTTTGCAAGGAACTATCCG AAATCTTTTCAGGAACTTCTTCGCAAGCAGAATGGTGACCGTGCAATCTGGGAGTATCCATTTGCTGTAGCTGGTGTAAATATAACCTTCATGCTCATTCAGATGCTTGATCTCCAAGCAG TTAAACCAAGGTCATTGTTTGGAGCAGTTTTCCTAAAGCTTCTTTCAG AAAATGATCAAGCATTTGACATTCTCTACTGCATAACCTTCAAGCTGATGGATCAGCAATGGCTTGACATGCATGCTACTTACATGGACTTCAAT ATGGTCATGAAATCAACACGGCGTCAGCTAGAAAGGGAGCTTTTGATTGAGGATATTCAGCGGATTGAGGACATGCCATCATACAGGCTTCTAGCCCGGTAG
- the LOC120711249 gene encoding vesicle-associated protein 2-1-like — protein MGGGGTLISVYPEELTFLFELDKACYCNLKVVNNSEHHVAFKVKTTSPRKYFVRPNASIVQPWDSCTITITLQAQKEYPPDMQCKDKFLIQSTKVPASTDMDEIPPDTFNKEADKVIEEMKLKVVYTLPSGGSDDSSVSSLGSRSFKAASDDLTMLKNASIEEIQTIQRLKDERDNMLQQNQQMQRELDVLRRRRSRKGDTGFSLTFAAFAGLIGVLVGLLLSLIFSSPPGTA, from the exons ATGGGTGGTGGCGGAACGTTGATCTCGGTTTATCCCGAGGAGCTCACCTTCTTGT TTGAGCTGGACAAGGCGTGCTATTGCAATCTAAAGGTGGTGAACAACAGCGAGCACCATGTCGCATTCAAG gTCAAGACGACATCACCGAGGAAGTATTTCGTCCGGCCGAACGCGAGCATCGTCCAGCCATGGGATTCTTGCACGATAACGA TTACGCTTCAGGCACAGAAAGAGTACCCACCAGATATGCAATGCAAGGATAAGTTCTTGATTCAGAGCACGAAGGTGCCTGCCAGTACTGACATGGACGAAATCCCCCCCGATACT TTCAACAAGGAAGCCGATAAGGTAATCGAGGAAATGAAGCTTAAGGTCGTTTACACATTACCTAGTGGAGGTTCAGACGACTCTAGTGTTTCATCTTTAGGAAGCAGGAGCTTCAAAGCAGCGTCTGATGATCTGACG ATGCTGAAGAACGCAAGCATTGAAGAG ATCCAGACAATTCAGCGCCTAAAGGATGAAAGAGATAACATGCTTCAGCAAAATCAGCAAATGCAACGTGAATTG GATGTGCTCCGGAGGCGTCGGAGCCGCAAAGGCGACACGGGTTTCTCCTTGACGTTCGCTGCGTTCGCTGGCCTAATAGGTGTTCTGGTCGGACTCCTGTTGAGCCTCATCTTCTCTTCCCCGCCGGGCACTGCTTGA
- the LOC120711256 gene encoding 50S ribosomal protein L19-2, chloroplastic-like yields the protein MAAAAAASATAAASAVVLPHAFLSHRSPPPQVVAVASSFRRLSLCASPRRTTHLVARADAGAEAAGEPEPEAEAEPATASADAEEGEAEGAVAVAEEEEAEEPPPSKPKVKFGEIIGILNKQFIEEAEKVKTVPDLRPGDIIELRMQRPNKRRLSLFKGIIIAKHKAGVHTTIRVRRIIAGVGVEITFPVYSPRIKEIKVIRHKKVRRAKLYYLKHKLPRFSTFK from the exons atggctgccgccgccgccgcctccgccaccgctgccgcctccgccgtcgtgCTTCCCCACGCCTTCCTCtcccaccgctcgccgccgccgcaggtcgTCGCCGTGGCCTCCTCGTTCCGCCGGCTCTCCCTGTGCGCCTCCCCTCGCCGGACCACCCACCTAGTCGcccgcgccgacgccggcgccgaagCTGCCGGGGAACCGGAGCCTGAGGCTGAGGCCGAGCCTGCCACTGCCTCAGCTGACGCCGAGGAGGGGGAGGCCGAGGGGGCTGTCGCGGTggccgaggaagaggaggcagaGGAACCGCCGCCGAGCAAGCCGAAGGTTAAGTTCGGCGAAATCATCGGG ATTCTGAACAAGCAATTCATTGAGGAGGCCGAGAAGGTGAAGACTGTACCAGATCTGAGGCCTGGCGACATCATCGAGCTGAGGATG CAACGGCCCAACAAGAGGAGATTGTCACTCTTTAAGGGAATAATCATCGCAAAGCACAAAGCTGGTGTTCACACCACAATCCGTGTCAGAAGGATCATTGCTGGTGTAGGAGTTGAGATTACCTTCCCAGT GTATTCACCCAGGATCAAGGAGATCAAAGTAATCAGGCACAAGAAAGTGAGGCGAGCAAAGTTGTACTACTTGAAACACAAGCTTCCCCGCTTTTCAACCTTCAAGTAA
- the LOC120711265 gene encoding putative glycerol-3-phosphate transporter 4 isoform X2, with protein sequence MANIRFAGTRQSCQAHNKLTTRARVLRLDPSPRHVLFLPLPSGLPRRPHRPRHRSSPALANLQPAPPTTKPPAPPMHSPERADGPPGLRALPALSYNTHRALVLGLTFLAYALYHASRKPPSIVKRELARSWPPFADPALLGATDVAFLTSYSLGMFVAGHLGDRLDLRRFLAFGMAASGAAVALFGAGYFLGLHSLAFYVAAQVIAGLLQSTGWPSVVAIVGNWFCGRRRGLIMGVWNAHTSVGNITGSLVAAAMLGYGWGWSFVVPGGLIALGGALVLLFLAPYPQYVGFGPAPIEPVAEESTDGEDSSSSSVASGVGKDRRDAVGILKALAIPGVVIFALCLFFAKLVAYTFLYWLPFYLSQTGGIIGGILAGFISDQLNARATTAAVFMYLAIPSLFLFHAYGSISKATNIGLMMISGLFVNGPYALITTAVSADLGTHKSLKGDSRALATVTAIIDGTGSLGAALGPFLTGFISRRGWDSVFVMLALCAFVAAVLLSSHVKIEIPQIIEKWRNRSTNMRIENEDHGVQPLLEEES encoded by the exons ATGGCAAATATTCGTTTCGCGGGCACCAGACAGTCGTGTCAAGCCCATAACAAGTTAACAACTCGGGCGCGTGTCCTGCGCCTAGACCCATCTCCCCGCCACGTCCTCTTTCTTCCCCTCCCTTCCGGCCTTCCCCGCCGGCCCCACCGGCCACGCCACCGCTCCTCCCCTGCCCTCGCGAACCTCCaaccggcgccgccgacgacgaagccaccggcgccgccgatgCATTCCCCAGAGCGGGCCGACGGGCCGCCCGGCCTCCGCGCCCTGCCCGCCCTCTCCTACAACACCCACCGCGCCCTCGTCCTGGGGCTCACCTTCCTCGCCTACGCGCTCTACCACGCCTCCCGCAAGCCGCCCAGCATCGTCAAGCGCGAGCTCGCCCGCTCCTGGCCGCCCTTCGCCGACCCGGCGCTCCTCGGCGCCACCGACGTCGCCTTCCTCACCTCCTACTCCCTCGGCATGTTCGTCGCGGGCCACCTCGGCGaccgcctcgacctccgccgcttCCTCGCCTTCGGCATGGCCgccagcggcgccgccgtcgcgctctTCGGCGCCGGCTACTTCCTCGGCCTCCACTCTCTAGCCTTCTACGTCGCCGCCCAGGTGATCGCCGGCCTGCTCCAGTCCACCGGCTGGCCCTCCGTCGTCGCCATCGTCGGCAACTGGTTCTGCGGCCGGAGGCGCGGCCTCATCATGGGGGTGTGGAACGCGCACACCTCCGTCGGGAACATCACCGGatcgctcgtcgccgccgccatgctcgGGTACGGGTGGGGGTGGTCGTTCGTCGTCCCCGGCGGGCTCATTGCGCTCGGCGGCGCTCTTGTGCTTCTCTTCCTCGCGCCTTACCCTCAGTACGTCGGCTTCGGTCCGGCACCGATCGAGCCGGTCGCCGAGGAGAGCACGGACGGGgaggacagcagcagcagcagcgtcgcGAGCGGCGTTGGGAAGGACAGGCGGGATGCCGTGGGGATTCTCAAGGCCCTCGCCATTCCCGGTGTGGTCATCTTCGCCCTCTGCCTCTTCTTCGCTAAGCTGGTTGCGTACACGTTCCTGTACTGGCTCCCCTTCTACTTGAGCCAGACTG GTGGAATCATTGGTGGAATTCTTGCTGGCTTCATATCTGATCAGCTCAATGCTAGGGCCACAACAGCTGCAGTCTTCATGTACTTGGCGATTCCATCTCTTTTCCTCTTTCATGCATATGGCAGTATTTCAAAAGCGACAAACATTGGTTTGATGATGATCAGTGGCCTGTTTGTTAATGGACCCTATGCTCTAATAACAACTGCCGTCTCTGCTGATCTCGGCACTCACAAGTCTCTCAAAGGAGATTCTCGTGCACTGGCCACGGTAACGGCAATTATAGATGGGACAGGATCTCTTGGTGCTGCATTGGGTCCATTTCTTACCGGATTCATTTCAAGAAGGGGGTGGGATTCAGTGTTCGTAATGCTTGCTCTTTGTGCATTTGTCGCTGCCGTATTGTTGTCGAGTCATGTGAAAATAGAAATTCCTCAGATCATTGAGAAATGGAGAAATCGCTCAACCAACATGAGGATTGAAAATGAAG ATCATGGTGTTCAGCCACTTTTAGAGGAGGAAAGCTGA
- the LOC120711265 gene encoding putative glycerol-3-phosphate transporter 5 isoform X1: MANIRFAGTRQSCQAHNKLTTRARVLRLDPSPRHVLFLPLPSGLPRRPHRPRHRSSPALANLQPAPPTTKPPAPPMHSPERADGPPGLRALPALSYNTHRALVLGLTFLAYALYHASRKPPSIVKRELARSWPPFADPALLGATDVAFLTSYSLGMFVAGHLGDRLDLRRFLAFGMAASGAAVALFGAGYFLGLHSLAFYVAAQVIAGLLQSTGWPSVVAIVGNWFCGRRRGLIMGVWNAHTSVGNITGSLVAAAMLGYGWGWSFVVPGGLIALGGALVLLFLAPYPQYVGFGPAPIEPVAEESTDGEDSSSSSVASGVGKDRRDAVGILKALAIPGVVIFALCLFFAKLVAYTFLYWLPFYLSQTAIGGEHMSAASAGYISVLFDVGGIIGGILAGFISDQLNARATTAAVFMYLAIPSLFLFHAYGSISKATNIGLMMISGLFVNGPYALITTAVSADLGTHKSLKGDSRALATVTAIIDGTGSLGAALGPFLTGFISRRGWDSVFVMLALCAFVAAVLLSSHVKIEIPQIIEKWRNRSTNMRIENEDHGVQPLLEEES; this comes from the exons ATGGCAAATATTCGTTTCGCGGGCACCAGACAGTCGTGTCAAGCCCATAACAAGTTAACAACTCGGGCGCGTGTCCTGCGCCTAGACCCATCTCCCCGCCACGTCCTCTTTCTTCCCCTCCCTTCCGGCCTTCCCCGCCGGCCCCACCGGCCACGCCACCGCTCCTCCCCTGCCCTCGCGAACCTCCaaccggcgccgccgacgacgaagccaccggcgccgccgatgCATTCCCCAGAGCGGGCCGACGGGCCGCCCGGCCTCCGCGCCCTGCCCGCCCTCTCCTACAACACCCACCGCGCCCTCGTCCTGGGGCTCACCTTCCTCGCCTACGCGCTCTACCACGCCTCCCGCAAGCCGCCCAGCATCGTCAAGCGCGAGCTCGCCCGCTCCTGGCCGCCCTTCGCCGACCCGGCGCTCCTCGGCGCCACCGACGTCGCCTTCCTCACCTCCTACTCCCTCGGCATGTTCGTCGCGGGCCACCTCGGCGaccgcctcgacctccgccgcttCCTCGCCTTCGGCATGGCCgccagcggcgccgccgtcgcgctctTCGGCGCCGGCTACTTCCTCGGCCTCCACTCTCTAGCCTTCTACGTCGCCGCCCAGGTGATCGCCGGCCTGCTCCAGTCCACCGGCTGGCCCTCCGTCGTCGCCATCGTCGGCAACTGGTTCTGCGGCCGGAGGCGCGGCCTCATCATGGGGGTGTGGAACGCGCACACCTCCGTCGGGAACATCACCGGatcgctcgtcgccgccgccatgctcgGGTACGGGTGGGGGTGGTCGTTCGTCGTCCCCGGCGGGCTCATTGCGCTCGGCGGCGCTCTTGTGCTTCTCTTCCTCGCGCCTTACCCTCAGTACGTCGGCTTCGGTCCGGCACCGATCGAGCCGGTCGCCGAGGAGAGCACGGACGGGgaggacagcagcagcagcagcgtcgcGAGCGGCGTTGGGAAGGACAGGCGGGATGCCGTGGGGATTCTCAAGGCCCTCGCCATTCCCGGTGTGGTCATCTTCGCCCTCTGCCTCTTCTTCGCTAAGCTGGTTGCGTACACGTTCCTGTACTGGCTCCCCTTCTACTTGAGCCAGACTG ctATTGGAGGCGAGCACATGtcagctgcatctgctggaTATATATCAGTTTTGTTTGATGTAGGTGGAATCATTGGTGGAATTCTTGCTGGCTTCATATCTGATCAGCTCAATGCTAGGGCCACAACAGCTGCAGTCTTCATGTACTTGGCGATTCCATCTCTTTTCCTCTTTCATGCATATGGCAGTATTTCAAAAGCGACAAACATTGGTTTGATGATGATCAGTGGCCTGTTTGTTAATGGACCCTATGCTCTAATAACAACTGCCGTCTCTGCTGATCTCGGCACTCACAAGTCTCTCAAAGGAGATTCTCGTGCACTGGCCACGGTAACGGCAATTATAGATGGGACAGGATCTCTTGGTGCTGCATTGGGTCCATTTCTTACCGGATTCATTTCAAGAAGGGGGTGGGATTCAGTGTTCGTAATGCTTGCTCTTTGTGCATTTGTCGCTGCCGTATTGTTGTCGAGTCATGTGAAAATAGAAATTCCTCAGATCATTGAGAAATGGAGAAATCGCTCAACCAACATGAGGATTGAAAATGAAG ATCATGGTGTTCAGCCACTTTTAGAGGAGGAAAGCTGA